From the genome of Sphingobacterium sp. UGAL515B_05:
TCATTAATGTTGCATGCTCCGGGAAAGGAACCCATCAAACTTCAGTTGACGAATAAAGGCGATCACTTTAGCGGTTCATTTCAACCTACAGCAGCAGGAACCTATTTCCTATCAATAGTTAAAGCAGCTAAAGATCTCGGCGGCAAAACGAAGTATGAATTTTCTTCCTTAGTACCTGTTGTCGTAGGAAAGTCTGCAACACTTGATTATAAGGGCGTAAAAAATCCATTGCAGATTGAGTTGCTAGGTGTGGCCAACGTAAAAAAGGGACAGAGTTTACAAGCAAAAATTACCAGTTTGGGCAAAACTGTTCCCCATGCCAAAGTTTCTGTTTTTTCTGCTACAGGTTGGGGAAAAGAGTTTGTTGCCGACGAGAATGGTATCCTGACATTTGATGCAATCTGGTCGGGCCCATACGTTTTGGAAGCAAGTACGTTTGCTGAGACAGCAGGTGAACATGAAGGAAAACCCTATGCTTCGGCATGGCAGGGAAGTACGACTTTTATTACCATCAAATAACTGCAGGTACAGCGCAGACAAAATAATAAAGGGTCCATCTGAAACAATGGAAACACCAATGGACCCTTGCAAAAAAGAATATCTAAAAGATGTCTACTATAAAAAACATCTACCACACTACATTCATGAATCAAACTTTATCCTTTTTAGCTATTCCTGTGATTAGTTCATTTTTTTCTGTTGCACAAGCACAGACGAACAAAATAATTGAAGGAATTCTTATCAATGAGAAATCTGAACCGATCACAGGGGCAACAGTAAAATTGACCAATACGGGTGTGACCACCAGTACCGATAGTGAGGGGCATTTCGCTTTTTATAAGCTTTCATCCAAAACCTATCATATCGAGATTAAAGCGATTGGTTACAGTAAGCATACGATGGAGGTGAACGTAAAAGATGAGACGACAAACCTTGGCCCCATCATTTTGAAAGACCAATCGCAAGCTATCGACGAGGTCGCTGTCTATGGTAAATACTATGAACATTATAAGTTTGACAGTATCTCTGGATCGTTACGTCTTAAGACACCAATCTTGGAGTTACCTCAAAATATACAGGTTATTTCATCGGACTTAATGGCCGATCAACAGGTTTTCGACATTGTTGATGGTATTACACGTAATATCAGCGGAGCTACCCGCCAAGGGCACTGGGATAATCAATACGCTAATATACGCATGCGCGGATCTAAGATCCCAGCATTTCGTAATGGGATGAATATCGAAGCTTCTTGGGGGCCTACCGCCGAAGATGCGAGTATGATCGAACGGATTGAATTTGTGAAAGGACCTGCCGGATTTATGCTAGCCAAT
Proteins encoded in this window:
- a CDS encoding DUF4198 domain-containing protein codes for the protein MKILISFFTFLAVLLCSHTSHAHALWIESSSYGTLNQSHEVKVYYGEFATNERDQVDKWYSDVKDFSLMLHAPGKEPIKLQLTNKGDHFSGSFQPTAAGTYFLSIVKAAKDLGGKTKYEFSSLVPVVVGKSATLDYKGVKNPLQIELLGVANVKKGQSLQAKITSLGKTVPHAKVSVFSATGWGKEFVADENGILTFDAIWSGPYVLEASTFAETAGEHEGKPYASAWQGSTTFITIK